The region CTTTGCCTTTTCATTCAGTCTAGCCAGTTTACTTTTGCCCTGGGCTACATCAGCAATGCTGGGGACAGGTGCCAGCTTGGAGGTTTAGGtggcctttttcttctttctcctctttagGCTTGTTAGCTTTTTTTGGTAGTGGGCAACTGTCCCCAGGCCAAATGGTGGAAAAAGAGGATAATAGCCAAGGCCTGAGGCAGCTTTAATTCACAATCGAAGATTCAGGTGCTATGGCTGTTGTGGTTACTAaagcattttttttccatttgcagAGCCAATCAGAAatcttctggccagtctgaagccctgctgctcctggccccacccatttCCAAAAATGCTCAGTGAGCGCCAGTAAAGGGGATACATGTTGGAGTCTCTATGGAGATGCAGCAAAATTTGTTGCTATTTTCAGACATAGTAGTCATGTATTAAAATCCAATATTTTGaggtagtgtagatgactggggaaggcaatgacaaacctccccattaaaaaaagtctgccctgaaaacgtcgtgatatgatgtcacctcagagttggaaacaactggtgcttgcacagaggactacctttacctttaagtaaCTTTCATATCAAAAAGATAACTAATTATTTTACGGTACTCAGCCCAAGACAATATATGTTTAAAATGAATTATGTATCTGAAATGCAGATCATCTTGTGTTTCCTTGGGAGTACTTGTAAATTTTAGGTAATCTTCAAAATATTTGTTTAATCTGCACTGTTTAATACTTCAAAGAATGCTACTGTACTATAGATAAGTGAAAACATTTAGAAAAACAATTGGCCCAGAAGGATTTAATATTGAAGAACATATATACATGCATCTACAGTGCAGTTTGATCAGCCTGAATGCTCATTTTACATTCTGATTTGGAGAAGAGGAAATTATGTTCAAACTGAAATGTGTACAGTACCAAGGTGAACAGATGGGTATTCTGAATCAGGTAGTTATGAACAATGGTAAATGCAGCAGGGCTAACATTACAATTCTCCCCAATGGTGgtatcagctaccagaggagatgcgagccctgcgagacctaaatcagtttcgtagggcttgcaaaactgccctctttcagctcgctttaagATGAAACCcaggaaatgacatctagccatcctatacatagtcTGAACTGTAGCACCAAAATTTATAActtataatggtttaactgtcttatctaattttaacttaatttatgaatgtaatttaactattttaattgttttatcgtaatgattgtattttaccgtaatcatggtgcataccatgtcttgttagccgctctgagcctgcctttggcgggggagggcgggatataaaaataaatttattattattattacaattaaaGTAGTAAATGAAATGTTCAACCAAGCCTGGGCTCTGCAGGActcaaagtaaaaaagaaaaagaaaaaaggacttgctatagagcaggggtggccaaacttgcttaatgttaaagctacataaatgtcagatgtttgagagccgcaagacatgaatatcagatgtttgagagccgcaagacagggagagaggaatgaaagaaggaaagcaaatagatagggggagggaagaggaagggagaggtggaaagaaagcaactgtaactttaaatgtgttctccaagccttcggctggtttggcttggagaagtgatttaacaaGATAAGTGCCTTTCCCAAGCCAACCAATGGGGCAGTagtggcttggagagccacacaatatgtgtgaaagagccacagtttggctacccctccTATAGAGATTGCATGTCATTGGATTTTTTCCActggaggggctgtagctcagtggtagagcatctgcttggcatgcagaaagtttcaggtttaatccctggtatctccagttgaaaggatctgtTGTGAAAGATCCTGTTCCCTAGAGAGCACctgccagtctgaacagacaatactgTCCTTGAGGGAccaaggaagcttcatatgttccttagGACAAATAGAATCTAGATTTGattaagccctgacctggatagcccaggcaagcccgatcttgtcagatcttggaggctaagcagaatcaaccctggcaagtacttggatgggagacctccttggattactagaagtcaggaggcaggggcaggatttattcagccacctcccttaatatcttccaggcccccagtagggctcAATCACcaaaggttgccatgacttccagatacacacacaaatacagattttttttaaaaaaatctagattTGATTTCTACGTGGGACTGACCGGTGAACACAACAGTAGAATGTATGTGTTGTTGTATGAATAAAatagccacttgttgggaagggcgggatagaagtcacaaaataaaataaataaataaataaataaataaataaataaataaataaataaataaataaataaagcaaaatcTAGGCATATGGGTCACACTGCAGCATGTGAATGTGACAGCTGCTTTGTAGGTTTTGAGCTGTGGTTCTTTTTTGCTGTCCACAAAACAAGGCTTCATGAACAGTTCTAATAATTTGTTCTATAGAACCTCTAACAGGAAACTAATATTTTGAGAAGAAATGATTTGTGCATAATTTGGATACAGGAACCCTTTCAAGGGGTAATATATTCATTGTATCTAGCAAAAGTTATGACTGTTGAGATCCCTGTTTATCAGACAATGTTATTTTTTGCAGCAGTGTTAAATGAGAAAATTAGGGTTGGTAAGCTGGAAAATTTAATTGTACTAGCGTGCAGATACCTGTGCAGTTTTGAAAAGAAGAACATTTTAAGCAGTTcattttatcatcatcatcagcctttattggcataaaagaaatcagttatacagaataaaaattacccataaaatacaaaaggtacagttaaaatttagaaacatcgtTATCAATTTAGTGGAGCTCTCTGGAATAGCATTTGCCTACTACAGCCACTGTTCTGCTGACATTAGTTGTACTACTGCTGTTGCCATAAATCTGAATTTTCAGGCAATGCAAGATTGTATTATAAACAAGGCTGGTTttacattttatttctttaaaaattatcgCAGTAATGACAGCTGTACCCTTAATTCCTCAAAAAGTTGTCCCAGAAATGAAAACATTAATTCTCATGTTGTGTGTTCTGTCCTGCTACATGAGCAATTCTCATTCACTTTGGATTGCTTGATGCTCAAATTCCAGGTAATTTGCCAGATTTTCTATTTCTTCAAAACCTGTACAAATACTTGAAATATCCACATCTAATAGTACAGTTGCAGATTCTTTCAAAGAGCTGTCTTCCATTTTTATTATAATAGTGTACCGGTCACACAGTTTATATGTGGATTGATAGGCAGTAAGGTTGCTTGCGTAATGGAAGATACCAGCCTGCCTCAGAAAGTCTTCCATTGTCATGTTTCTTTCTTCCTCAGTTGTCAAGTCAATGTGAAGAAAGTCTGTCAAATATGTAATTATATCATGCTCTCCCATTAATTCGTTATATGTAGAAGTAGGTTTTACATATGCTTGTGTTTTATTCAAATAATATTGCCGATCACTTTGACTGTCAAGAGGTTCCAGTTGTGTTGGTTTCTTTTCTTCTGAGTTTTTGTAGATAGTGGATTTGGAGTTTTGTATATCTGTCCTGTCCTGGTGTAAAAGTTCTGCACTGAAAACTGATGCACAGATGGCAGTATTTTCTCTAGTTGCTTGGTCCTGCGATCCTACTATGAGGCACCATTGCTGATTTCTCTGGCTCAGCCACAGTTGAGCCATTGCTAACTCATCTAAAGCAGTATCATAATAGTGTTCTTTGTGAGGAACTGTATCTACACATTTGGCACCAACTTGGAGCAACTTGGCTTTACTAGCTTTTGTTACCCAGTACTGCTGTCGAAGTTGGATTTTTTGTTGTGTTGCTTCCatattcctgctttttaaaaaaaggaatttaTTAATCAAATCATTAAAGTTGTTGCAAATATTATTTTATCAGTTGTGCTTTTCTTGTTACTTAAGACCTGCCAGTGAGGACTTGCTCTAGGCTCATAACCACAGGGGGTCCTTGGGGTGATTCCCCCTCAGCCACCTCCTGTGCTGGTCCCAGGAGGGTGAGGAAGCCTGGGGCAACTGGTGACAACCATGCTTGCCTTAGCACATCACTGTGCCACCCTCCAAGTACTTGGGCAGAAGCCAACAAGCCAGTCTTCTGCAATTTTTCCCCCTGAAGTAAGTCTGTGTATAATAATCTTGCAACTTTTCCTGAAGAGAATTCCCCCAGCTATTGTGATTTGTTCACTCAATTAGGTGCTtatcctaggttcagttctggaGAGTCAAATGATGGAAATATTCCCTTTCTGCCATGACAGTGGAGAAGGAGCTTTGGCTTAGTAGTAGAATACCATGCCGTAAACAGAAGGCTCTGAATTCAGTCCTTGCCATCTCAGATGAAAAGGATCTCAGATAGCCAGTTTTGGAAAGACCCTTTTCCACCAGAGACCTTGAGGAACTATTGAGAGTGCATGAAGAAACAATAAGCTAGATGGAGTGGTGGTCTGATTTGGTGTAAGGCAGCTTAATATGGCTAAGCTGAAGTATGTAGAATTTAACTGTAAAAGTTCTTGAAGCATGTATGGTTAGATGCACTAAACTTAAAAGAACTCTAGCATTAAAGGAGAAAATGAAacaatacatttatttttaatggCATTTTTAGTGCACTGTTTTGTTTTTGGTGAACACCTCAAATAAAGCAAAAGTGAAGCTTAGTATAATTTTAATTTTGTAcactttctttttgttttttaatgtaaaaCACACAGCCTTGAATTCCAAAAAAAGTCCAGTGAGAATGTTCACTTCAAACAGCAGTACTGTTTTCCAACTGGACTTTCCAAGCTACTTTTGAAACcatggaattttaaaaagtaaaacatCATGCAGCATGGACGTTCAAAGGAAATTACAAGTCAGAAATTCC is a window of Heteronotia binoei isolate CCM8104 ecotype False Entrance Well chromosome 12, APGP_CSIRO_Hbin_v1, whole genome shotgun sequence DNA encoding:
- the LOC132580445 gene encoding uncharacterized protein LOC132580445 yields the protein MEATQQKIQLRQQYWVTKASKAKLLQVGAKCVDTVPHKEHYYDTALDELAMAQLWLSQRNQQWCLIVGSQDQATRENTAICASVFSAELLHQDRTDIQNSKSTIYKNSEEKKPTQLEPLDSQSDRQYYLNKTQAYVKPTSTYNELMGEHDIITYLTDFLHIDLTTEEERNMTMEDFLRQAGIFHYASNLTAYQSTYKLCDRYTIIIKMEDSSLKESATVLLDVDISSICTGFEEIENLANYLEFEHQAIQSE